A genomic region of [Eubacterium] eligens ATCC 27750 contains the following coding sequences:
- a CDS encoding response regulator transcription factor, with product MSKILIVEDEESIADIEKDYLELNGYEVEVCNDGTSGLAAALHEDIDMCILDIMLPGTDGFEICKQVREVKDIPIIMVSAKKEDIDKIRGLGVGADDYMTKPFSPSELVARVKAHLARYDRLVSNSKNNNNIIEIRGIKIDKTARRVFVNGEEKPFTTKEFDLLTFLAENPNHVFTKEELFKEIWDMDSIGDIATVTVHIKKIREKIELDTSKPQYIETIWGVGYRFKM from the coding sequence ATGAGCAAGATATTAATTGTAGAAGATGAAGAGAGTATTGCAGATATTGAGAAGGATTACCTTGAACTTAACGGATATGAGGTTGAGGTATGTAATGATGGAACAAGTGGCCTTGCGGCTGCACTGCATGAGGATATTGATATGTGTATCCTTGATATTATGCTTCCCGGAACTGATGGTTTCGAGATATGCAAGCAGGTAAGAGAAGTTAAGGATATTCCTATTATCATGGTATCTGCCAAGAAGGAAGATATTGATAAGATAAGAGGGCTTGGAGTTGGTGCGGATGATTACATGACCAAGCCATTCAGCCCTAGTGAGCTTGTTGCAAGAGTAAAGGCACATCTTGCAAGATATGACAGACTTGTAAGTAATTCTAAGAACAATAACAATATTATTGAAATCAGAGGAATAAAGATTGATAAGACAGCAAGAAGAGTATTTGTTAATGGTGAGGAGAAGCCATTTACAACAAAGGAATTCGACCTTCTTACGTTCCTTGCAGAGAATCCTAACCATGTCTTCACTAAGGAAGAACTTTTCAAGGAAATCTGGGATATGGATTCAATCGGTGACATCGCAACTGTAACTGTCCACATCAAGAAAATCAGAGAGAAGATTGAGCTTGATACAAGCAAGCCTCAGTATATTGAGACAATCTGGGGAGTAGGGTACAGATTTAAAATGTAA
- a CDS encoding AI-2E family transporter — protein MGENVWDFRKRLTLLFGSAVIIAVVFFIFKVLFYYVWPFMLAFCFAVLLQKPIVGLAKLLREKKTLAASIVVTMVTLIILSVLLYVGYMAFRELKDFIANFDENINSLDGQFKLVCCRIDGWIKLKEGCSYAFFEKCKGIIIDGDGQQMFFTIMRKHSVPVITWCVMAVAGLVVCFIGTIYAAAGIEKYRSWRENTIFKGEVGAVHVGLRNLINVYFRVQLIIMSINIVVCSTAFLMIGNPYAILLGVLTGIIDALPIFGTGTVLIPWAVGSLLFGHVKNAVILVVLYIVTYFVREIMESKCMGDRMGIAPFTMLAVIYIGILVYGVVGFILGPISYCIIKALVLYLKSILEHDKL, from the coding sequence ATGGGTGAAAATGTGTGGGATTTCAGGAAGCGGCTGACATTGCTTTTTGGCAGTGCCGTTATTATTGCGGTGGTTTTCTTTATATTCAAGGTGCTTTTTTATTATGTGTGGCCGTTCATGCTTGCATTCTGTTTTGCGGTGCTGCTTCAGAAGCCGATAGTGGGGCTGGCGAAACTTTTAAGGGAGAAAAAGACTCTTGCTGCGAGTATAGTTGTAACAATGGTGACGCTTATAATTCTTTCAGTGCTGTTGTATGTCGGTTATATGGCGTTTCGCGAACTTAAAGATTTCATAGCTAATTTTGATGAGAACATTAACAGCCTTGATGGGCAGTTTAAGCTTGTATGCTGCCGTATTGATGGCTGGATTAAGTTGAAAGAAGGCTGCAGTTACGCATTTTTTGAAAAATGTAAAGGGATAATTATAGATGGAGACGGACAGCAGATGTTCTTTACAATTATGAGAAAACATTCTGTTCCGGTTATAACATGGTGCGTTATGGCGGTTGCCGGACTTGTGGTGTGCTTTATTGGAACGATATATGCGGCGGCTGGAATTGAGAAGTACAGAAGCTGGCGGGAGAACACTATATTTAAGGGCGAAGTCGGGGCGGTGCATGTGGGACTTCGCAATTTGATAAATGTATATTTCAGGGTGCAGCTTATTATAATGTCGATAAATATTGTGGTGTGTTCAACAGCATTTTTAATGATAGGCAATCCTTATGCGATTCTTCTTGGTGTGCTGACTGGGATTATTGACGCACTTCCGATATTTGGTACGGGAACAGTACTGATACCATGGGCTGTGGGAAGCCTGCTTTTCGGACATGTGAAAAATGCGGTGATTCTTGTGGTGTTGTATATTGTCACATATTTTGTGAGGGAGATTATGGAGTCAAAATGTATGGGTGACAGAATGGGAATTGCACCATTTACAATGCTTGCGGTTATATATATCGGGATACTTGTGTATGGGGTTGTCGGATTTATTCTTGGACCAATATCATATTGTATAATAAAAGCACTTGTTCTTTACTTGAAAAGCATTTTAGAACATGATAAACTCTAG
- the proS gene encoding proline--tRNA ligase translates to MAEDKKLVEAITSMKEDFAQWYTDVCKKAELMSYSSVKGCMIFKPAGYAIWENIKNEMDRRFKETGVENVYLPMFIPESLLEVEKDHVEGFAPEVAWVTYGGLNPLQERMCVRPTSETLFCDFYKDEIQSYRDLPKVYNQWCSVVRWEKETRPFLRSREFLWQEGHTAHATAEEAEARTQQMLNLYADFCEEVLAIPVIKGRKTDKEKFAGAEATYTIEALMHDGKALQSGTSHNFGDGFAKAFGIQYTDKDNKLKYVHQTSWGTTTRLIGAVIMTHGDDSGLVLPPKVAPVQVDVIPIMQKKAGVLDKAYEVGQALKAAGLRVKVDDSDKNPGWKFSEQEMRGIPVRVEMGPRDIEANQAVIVRRDTREKITVSIDELADRIPEILDTIQKDMLERARAHREAHTYTALNYDEFKDTAANKAGFIKAMWCGDQACEDKIKEDTTCTSRCMPFAQEKLSDVCVCCGKPAKAMVYWGKAY, encoded by the coding sequence ATGGCAGAAGATAAGAAATTAGTAGAAGCGATTACATCCATGAAAGAGGATTTCGCTCAGTGGTACACAGATGTGTGTAAGAAGGCAGAGCTTATGTCTTACTCAAGCGTCAAGGGATGCATGATTTTTAAGCCGGCTGGATATGCAATCTGGGAGAATATTAAGAATGAGATGGACAGAAGATTCAAGGAAACAGGTGTTGAGAATGTTTATCTTCCAATGTTCATTCCAGAGAGCCTTCTTGAGGTTGAGAAGGATCATGTAGAAGGATTTGCACCAGAAGTTGCATGGGTAACTTATGGCGGACTTAATCCACTTCAGGAAAGAATGTGTGTAAGACCTACATCAGAGACACTTTTCTGTGATTTCTATAAAGATGAGATACAGTCATACAGAGATTTACCAAAGGTATATAACCAGTGGTGTTCAGTTGTAAGATGGGAGAAGGAGACAAGACCATTCCTTCGTTCAAGAGAGTTCTTATGGCAGGAAGGCCATACAGCACATGCTACAGCAGAAGAGGCTGAGGCACGTACACAGCAGATGCTTAACCTTTACGCTGACTTCTGTGAGGAAGTTCTTGCAATTCCTGTAATTAAGGGACGTAAGACTGATAAGGAGAAGTTTGCAGGTGCAGAGGCTACGTATACTATCGAGGCGCTTATGCATGATGGTAAGGCCCTCCAGTCAGGTACAAGCCATAACTTTGGTGATGGATTTGCCAAAGCATTTGGTATCCAGTACACAGATAAGGATAATAAGTTAAAATATGTTCACCAGACTTCATGGGGAACAACAACAAGACTTATCGGTGCTGTTATCATGACTCATGGTGATGATTCAGGACTTGTGCTTCCACCTAAGGTTGCACCTGTTCAGGTTGATGTTATTCCTATTATGCAGAAGAAGGCAGGCGTTCTTGACAAGGCTTATGAAGTTGGCCAGGCTCTTAAGGCAGCAGGACTTCGTGTTAAGGTTGATGATTCAGATAAGAATCCTGGCTGGAAGTTCTCTGAGCAGGAGATGCGTGGTATCCCTGTAAGAGTTGAGATGGGACCAAGAGATATTGAGGCTAATCAGGCTGTTATTGTTCGTCGTGATACAAGAGAGAAGATTACTGTATCCATCGATGAGCTTGCAGACAGAATTCCAGAAATTCTTGATACTATCCAGAAGGATATGCTTGAGAGAGCAAGAGCTCACAGAGAAGCTCATACATATACAGCTCTTAATTATGATGAATTCAAGGATACAGCAGCTAATAAGGCTGGATTCATCAAGGCTATGTGGTGTGGAGACCAGGCTTGTGAGGACAAGATTAAGGAAGATACTACATGTACATCAAGATGTATGCCATTTGCACAGGAGAAGTTAAGTGATGTGTGCGTATGCTGTGGTAAGCCGGCTAAGGCTATGGTTTACTGGGGTAAGGCATATTAA
- a CDS encoding HD domain-containing protein encodes MYKIMRLCLWAGMEINMSVKINSYKGRSIRQVYKERIKKDEYSNAIDRICNRYKLGHIKQNESGREYKNRMNKLFSDDVIQSMKKYSHHGRTSLFGHSVHVSYYNYLVCKKLHLDEKAGAKAGLLHDLFLYDWHKYSPGKGERLHGFEHPTKALKNAGKYFDITEKEGDMIAKHMFPLTVTPPKYKETFVIVLVDKFCSFNEVLDDFIHRKFCGAKDTRIKWFGAGKGEKR; translated from the coding sequence ATGTACAAGATTATGAGATTATGTTTATGGGCAGGAATGGAGATTAATATGTCAGTTAAGATTAATTCTTACAAAGGGAGAAGCATAAGACAGGTATACAAGGAGAGAATCAAGAAGGATGAATATTCTAATGCGATTGACAGAATATGTAATAGATATAAGTTAGGACACATTAAGCAGAATGAGTCTGGCAGGGAATATAAGAACAGGATGAATAAGCTGTTTTCAGATGATGTGATACAGAGTATGAAGAAATATTCGCATCATGGACGTACAAGCCTTTTCGGGCACAGTGTACATGTTTCTTATTATAATTATCTTGTGTGCAAGAAATTACATCTTGATGAGAAGGCAGGAGCTAAGGCAGGACTTTTACATGACCTGTTTCTGTACGACTGGCACAAGTATTCGCCTGGGAAGGGTGAGAGACTTCATGGTTTTGAGCATCCTACAAAGGCACTTAAGAATGCAGGAAAGTATTTTGATATAACAGAAAAAGAGGGAGACATGATTGCAAAGCATATGTTTCCATTGACAGTTACACCACCAAAATATAAAGAAACATTTGTTATTGTACTTGTAGATAAATTCTGCAGCTTTAATGAGGTGCTGGATGATTTCATACACAGGAAGTTCTGTGGAGCAAAGGATACAAGAATTAAATGGTTTGGTGCAGGTAAGGGAGAGAAACGATGA
- a CDS encoding UDP-N-acetylglucosamine 1-carboxyvinyltransferase, translating into MEQYVVKGGVPLRGKVSIGGAKNAALGILAAAIMTDDTVTIENVPNVRDTRVLLQAIEGIGAKVKYVYNNSVQINGGSICDTNVEYDYIRKIRASYYLLGALLGKYNEAHVALPGGCNIGSRPIDQHIKGFKALGADVDIDCGVVHAKAEKLTGAHVYFDVVTVGATINLMMASCMAEGDTILENAAKEPHIVDVANFLNSMGANIKGAGTDVIRIKGVKRLHGCTYSIIPDQIEAGTFMMAAAATHGDVVIQDIIPKHMESISAKLIEMGCRIEEGDDSLRVIAEGCTLRSTNVKTLPYPGFPTDMQPQISVVLALAEGSSMVTESIFENRFKYVDELGRMGAKIKVEGNTAYIEGVKSFCGVQLNAPDLRAGAALVIAALAADGISEIDDIEYIQRGYEDFEGKITNLGGIIKRVDSERELQKFRLKIG; encoded by the coding sequence ATGGAACAATATGTTGTCAAGGGTGGAGTGCCACTCAGAGGAAAAGTTTCCATTGGTGGTGCGAAGAATGCAGCTTTAGGTATTCTTGCAGCAGCAATTATGACAGATGATACTGTAACAATTGAAAATGTACCTAATGTTAGAGACACAAGAGTTTTACTTCAGGCTATAGAAGGAATTGGTGCTAAGGTTAAGTATGTTTATAACAATTCCGTTCAGATAAATGGTGGTTCAATCTGTGATACCAATGTAGAATATGATTATATAAGAAAAATAAGAGCATCTTACTATCTGTTAGGTGCTTTACTTGGTAAGTACAATGAGGCTCATGTTGCACTCCCAGGAGGATGCAATATCGGAAGCCGTCCAATTGACCAGCATATCAAGGGCTTTAAGGCACTTGGTGCGGATGTTGATATAGATTGTGGAGTTGTACATGCAAAGGCAGAGAAGCTTACAGGAGCTCATGTTTATTTTGATGTTGTAACAGTTGGTGCAACAATTAACCTTATGATGGCTTCATGTATGGCAGAGGGAGACACTATTCTGGAAAATGCGGCTAAGGAACCGCATATAGTTGATGTAGCGAATTTCCTTAATTCTATGGGTGCTAACATTAAAGGTGCAGGAACTGATGTAATCCGTATCAAAGGCGTTAAGAGACTTCACGGATGTACTTATTCTATTATTCCGGATCAGATTGAGGCCGGAACATTTATGATGGCAGCAGCAGCTACACATGGTGATGTTGTTATTCAGGATATTATTCCTAAGCATATGGAATCAATATCTGCAAAGTTAATTGAGATGGGATGCAGGATTGAGGAAGGTGATGACAGCTTAAGAGTTATAGCAGAGGGCTGTACACTTAGGAGTACTAATGTTAAGACTTTGCCATATCCTGGATTTCCAACGGATATGCAGCCACAGATTTCAGTTGTACTTGCACTTGCTGAAGGTTCAAGTATGGTAACTGAGAGCATATTTGAGAACAGATTCAAATATGTAGATGAGCTTGGAAGAATGGGTGCCAAGATTAAGGTTGAGGGTAACACAGCCTATATTGAAGGTGTTAAAAGTTTTTGTGGTGTGCAGCTTAATGCTCCGGATTTAAGAGCTGGTGCGGCACTTGTTATTGCTGCGCTCGCAGCAGATGGTATATCAGAGATTGATGATATTGAGTATATCCAGAGAGGTTATGAGGATTTTGAAGGAAAGATTACTAACCTTGGTGGAATTATTAAAAGAGTTGATTCAGAGAGAGAACTTCAGAAGTTCAGGCTCAAGATAGGTTAA
- a CDS encoding peptidoglycan DD-metalloendopeptidase family protein: protein MERLSRYGRRMKLTMINTMTVASLVCIIAIPFLTKNLLKTEADYYSITINGMKVGAANTEEEVIIALASARQELSAQYSDVVYMDPDIEINKESRNVAQRMSVNQLSGAIYSYMFDNVMDVDFHMYYTVRLGDFVVTLESKEDVIKLFEKLIQKYDPNNAFTVSLDTLDAATGTYTVSVNEKAKESTAAEIVSSAISGTAVSQDGQTVADGDGLTGIGFSNDVVVVEVPADNAVTTSVTDAYENITKEHAEKTVYTVQAGDVLSVIAQNNGLTISELLSLNSNLTENSVIAPGDSIIITVPKSEISVITTYQMSYEEDYEAEPNYEDDNTNYRGTNTVISEGTVGHRAVIAEVTYTNGNETGRTYVKEDIIKESVPKTIAVGTLTPPTYLKPVAGGSFSSGYGYRWGSLHKGVDWSVTQGTTVTAAAAGTVTRAGWFADYGYCVDITHSNGTMTRYGHLSSINVSVGQSVSQGQAIAASGNTGYSTGPHLHFEIWVGGSPVNPLNYVNKY, encoded by the coding sequence ATGGAACGCTTGTCAAGATATGGCAGACGAATGAAGCTCACAATGATTAACACAATGACAGTTGCGAGCCTTGTCTGTATTATAGCAATTCCATTTTTGACTAAAAATTTATTAAAAACGGAAGCTGATTATTATAGTATAACAATTAATGGCATGAAGGTTGGTGCAGCCAACACTGAAGAAGAGGTTATTATTGCTCTTGCTTCAGCAAGACAGGAATTAAGTGCACAGTATAGTGATGTTGTGTATATGGATCCTGACATTGAGATTAATAAAGAAAGCAGGAATGTTGCACAAAGAATGAGTGTGAATCAGTTGTCAGGCGCTATTTACAGTTATATGTTCGATAATGTTATGGATGTTGATTTCCATATGTATTATACAGTAAGACTTGGAGATTTCGTTGTTACATTGGAGTCTAAGGAAGATGTAATAAAGTTATTTGAGAAGCTGATACAGAAGTATGATCCGAACAATGCATTTACAGTGTCTCTTGATACACTTGATGCTGCTACAGGAACTTATACTGTTTCAGTTAATGAGAAGGCTAAAGAAAGTACAGCAGCAGAGATTGTTTCATCAGCTATCAGTGGTACAGCGGTATCACAGGATGGGCAGACTGTTGCTGACGGAGACGGGCTTACAGGTATTGGTTTCAGTAATGATGTGGTTGTTGTTGAAGTACCGGCAGATAATGCTGTAACAACTTCAGTTACAGATGCCTATGAAAATATAACTAAGGAGCATGCTGAAAAGACAGTATATACTGTTCAGGCAGGAGATGTTTTATCAGTTATTGCCCAGAATAACGGACTTACAATATCAGAGTTATTAAGTCTTAATTCTAATCTGACAGAGAATAGTGTTATTGCACCAGGAGACTCAATAATTATTACTGTTCCAAAGTCAGAGATATCAGTTATAACAACTTATCAGATGAGTTATGAGGAGGATTACGAAGCAGAGCCTAATTATGAGGATGATAATACTAATTACAGAGGAACCAATACTGTTATATCTGAAGGCACTGTAGGACACAGAGCAGTAATAGCAGAGGTTACTTATACTAATGGTAATGAGACTGGAAGAACATATGTAAAGGAAGATATTATTAAGGAATCTGTTCCTAAGACTATTGCGGTTGGAACACTTACCCCTCCAACATATTTAAAGCCGGTAGCTGGAGGTTCGTTCTCGTCAGGATATGGCTACAGATGGGGAAGTCTTCATAAAGGTGTTGACTGGTCTGTAACACAGGGAACAACAGTTACAGCAGCAGCAGCAGGAACTGTAACAAGAGCAGGATGGTTTGCTGATTATGGATATTGCGTAGATATAACGCACAGTAACGGAACAATGACAAGATATGGTCATCTTAGTTCTATAAATGTAAGCGTTGGACAGAGCGTATCACAGGGACAGGCTATTGCCGCATCAGGTAATACAGGCTACAGTACAGGCCCGCATCTTCATTTTGAAATATGGGTTGGAGGTTCTCCTGTTAATCCGCTTAACTATGTTAATAAGTACTAG
- a CDS encoding sensor histidine kinase — translation MKLKNKLYISFCIMVILPVLLSGLALGGLYCVQKESIERTYNVDDGAILVGVYSPIILFGKITDSIYKDMKTEVDTSPEQFTNKEYLDELSGELSSKMSCLVVRRNGIIIYNSTEAPDSEIVKILPDYSADEENVSDVGTYKGGEYQSLIKQLNFKDSEDNFYSVSIVTSLKQILPQVKTFIMQVIFVIIMVLIITSLGLTLWIYSSIVKPLNKLKLATDNIKEGNMDFEMPKVSNNEIGDVCRDFEEMRVVLKQSAEDKIKSDAEEKELIRNISHDLKTPLTAIKGYVEGLRDGIANTPEKQAKYIQTIANKVNDMDKLIDELTIYSRLDTNRVPYTFVRCNVSDYFGDCCEEIGTELEASQIELEYNDHLTEPAYMNVDPEQLKRVVNNIISNSVKYMAEGRQGKIKIDLYDEGDYIHAIFSDNGIGIAAKDVERIFERFYRTDESRNSKHGGSGIGLAIVKKIVEDHKGKIWAESVEGEGTTMHLNLLKAKDEENPENA, via the coding sequence ATGAAGCTAAAGAATAAGTTGTATATTTCTTTCTGTATTATGGTTATACTTCCTGTGCTTCTGAGTGGTCTTGCTCTGGGAGGTCTGTATTGTGTACAGAAGGAAAGCATTGAGAGAACATATAATGTAGATGATGGGGCAATTCTCGTTGGCGTATATTCACCTATAATACTTTTTGGAAAGATTACTGACAGCATATATAAGGATATGAAGACGGAGGTTGATACTTCGCCGGAGCAGTTTACTAATAAGGAATATCTTGATGAATTATCAGGAGAGCTGTCATCTAAGATGTCCTGTCTTGTTGTAAGAAGGAATGGAATTATTATATATAATTCAACAGAAGCACCAGACAGCGAAATTGTAAAGATTCTTCCTGATTATTCTGCTGATGAAGAGAATGTTTCTGATGTTGGAACTTACAAGGGGGGAGAGTACCAGAGTCTTATAAAACAGCTTAATTTTAAGGATTCAGAAGATAATTTTTACAGCGTGTCAATTGTTACTTCATTGAAACAGATTCTTCCACAGGTTAAGACATTTATAATGCAGGTTATATTTGTTATAATTATGGTGTTAATTATTACAAGTCTTGGACTTACTCTGTGGATATACAGTTCTATTGTTAAGCCACTTAATAAGCTGAAGCTTGCAACTGATAATATTAAAGAAGGCAATATGGATTTCGAGATGCCAAAGGTATCTAATAATGAAATCGGAGATGTATGCCGGGATTTTGAGGAGATGAGAGTCGTACTTAAGCAGAGTGCGGAGGATAAGATTAAGTCTGATGCCGAGGAAAAGGAGCTTATCAGAAATATTTCACATGACTTAAAGACACCGCTTACGGCTATTAAAGGATATGTGGAAGGCTTGCGTGACGGAATTGCCAACACGCCTGAAAAGCAGGCTAAGTATATCCAGACTATTGCTAACAAGGTTAATGATATGGACAAGCTGATTGATGAGCTTACTATATATTCAAGGCTTGATACTAACAGGGTTCCATATACATTTGTCAGATGTAATGTAAGTGACTATTTTGGAGACTGTTGTGAAGAGATAGGCACTGAGCTTGAGGCAAGCCAGATTGAACTGGAATATAATGACCATCTTACTGAGCCGGCATATATGAATGTTGATCCGGAGCAGCTAAAGAGGGTTGTTAATAATATTATAAGTAACTCAGTTAAGTATATGGCTGAGGGACGACAGGGAAAGATTAAGATTGACCTGTACGATGAAGGCGACTACATTCATGCAATATTCTCAGATAACGGTATTGGCATTGCAGCTAAAGATGTTGAGAGAATATTTGAGCGTTTCTATAGAACTGATGAATCAAGAAACAGCAAGCATGGTGGAAGTGGTATAGGCCTTGCAATTGTTAAGAAGATTGTTGAGGACCACAAAGGAAAAATATGGGCAGAGAGTGTAGAGGGCGAAGGCACGACCATGCATCTTAATCTGCTTAAAGCAAAGGATGAAGAGAATCCTGAGAATGCATAA
- a CDS encoding NUDIX domain-containing protein yields MKYLSEEQNKCFVGTGELNKAGDSLAVFLDKYDPDKYQNPCNTVDTLVFTKEDSQVKRILLIKRGNHPCIGLWACPGGFVEFKENLYDAALRELQEETGLHDIEAEQLKSYGDYDRDPRTRIITTAFVALIDEGSQKAQAGDDAREAGWFDISDELVNKTEDKSLIKEEWLCRLSNADKNINICARVEVTYRKGILKNRTYKVVDGDGLAADHAAIILEGYHHVKEAFNA; encoded by the coding sequence ATGAAATATTTAAGTGAAGAGCAGAATAAATGTTTTGTGGGAACGGGAGAACTTAATAAAGCTGGTGATAGTCTGGCTGTTTTCCTTGACAAATACGACCCTGATAAATATCAGAATCCATGCAACACTGTGGATACGCTTGTATTTACAAAGGAAGATTCACAGGTTAAGAGAATTCTTCTTATAAAAAGAGGAAATCATCCATGTATTGGATTGTGGGCGTGTCCGGGAGGCTTTGTTGAGTTTAAAGAGAATCTATATGATGCGGCTTTAAGAGAGCTTCAGGAGGAAACTGGTCTGCATGATATTGAAGCAGAACAGCTTAAATCATATGGCGATTATGACCGTGACCCAAGAACAAGGATTATTACAACAGCATTTGTTGCATTGATAGATGAAGGCAGCCAGAAGGCTCAGGCTGGTGATGATGCAAGAGAGGCCGGATGGTTTGATATATCAGATGAACTGGTTAATAAGACAGAGGATAAGTCACTTATTAAGGAAGAATGGCTGTGCAGGCTGTCCAATGCTGATAAGAATATTAATATCTGTGCAAGGGTGGAAGTTACCTATAGAAAAGGTATTCTTAAGAACCGCACATATAAGGTTGTTGACGGCGATGGGCTGGCAGCAGACCATGCGGCTATTATACTGGAAGGATACCATCATGTTAAGGAGGCATTTAACGCATGA
- a CDS encoding flavin reductase family protein, with protein sequence MSEKIKKNEKAKKQTWRAGNMLYPVPAVMVSCARKGEKPNIITVAWAGTVCSDPAMVSISVRKERYSHDIIKETGEFVINLTTRKLARATDYCGVKSGRDVDKFADMHLTAAPSVKIEAPAIAESPVNIECKVKQVLELGSHDMFIAEVMAVNVDESLLDEKGTLHLSDADLIAYSHGRYYGLGDFIGKFGYSVQKPSKPKSSRKKK encoded by the coding sequence ATGAGTGAGAAGATAAAGAAGAACGAGAAAGCTAAGAAGCAGACATGGAGAGCCGGCAATATGCTATATCCTGTGCCTGCTGTTATGGTAAGCTGTGCAAGAAAAGGAGAGAAGCCTAATATTATTACGGTTGCATGGGCAGGAACTGTATGCTCTGATCCGGCGATGGTTTCGATATCTGTAAGAAAAGAACGCTACAGCCATGACATTATTAAGGAAACAGGAGAATTCGTTATTAATCTTACAACAAGAAAGCTTGCGAGAGCCACTGATTATTGTGGAGTAAAATCTGGCAGGGACGTTGACAAATTTGCAGATATGCATCTTACAGCAGCACCGTCAGTTAAGATTGAAGCTCCAGCAATTGCAGAAAGTCCTGTCAATATCGAATGTAAGGTAAAGCAGGTGTTAGAGCTTGGAAGCCACGATATGTTTATAGCAGAGGTTATGGCTGTAAATGTAGATGAAAGCCTGTTAGATGAGAAGGGAACACTGCATTTGTCAGACGCAGACCTTATTGCATATTCGCATGGAAGATATTATGGACTTGGTGATTTCATAGGTAAGTTCGGATATTCCGTACAGAAGCCTTCTAAGCCAAAATCTTCCAGAAAGAAAAAATAG
- a CDS encoding RluA family pseudouridine synthase, translating into MLNIIHETKDIIIVNKPAGQLSQGAKGFDLDLVSEVMTYNASQGKPAYAAIINRLDRPVSGLVLIAKNKSAAAKYSTLMQKEGGFNKQYEALICGKLSESKGTFVDYLKKDGRTNTSAIVPADAAANDKEAKLSKLEYEVISYDEVKDITHVRIHLITGRHHQIRVQFASRRHPLVGDYKYATADCGMDNAVKAVAFKRNQIALCAVSLTIENETFRVTPEFSIG; encoded by the coding sequence ATGCTTAATATAATACACGAAACTAAAGACATTATTATAGTGAATAAACCAGCCGGACAGCTATCCCAGGGTGCGAAAGGATTTGATTTGGACCTTGTAAGCGAAGTTATGACTTACAACGCTTCACAGGGAAAGCCTGCATATGCAGCAATAATCAACCGCCTCGACCGGCCGGTTTCGGGACTTGTGCTTATTGCAAAGAATAAGTCTGCAGCAGCAAAGTATTCCACACTAATGCAGAAGGAGGGCGGATTTAATAAACAATATGAAGCTTTAATATGTGGAAAACTATCCGAATCAAAAGGAACTTTTGTTGATTATTTAAAGAAAGATGGAAGAACGAACACATCAGCCATAGTTCCGGCAGACGCCGCCGCTAATGATAAAGAAGCAAAGCTTTCAAAGCTTGAATATGAAGTGATATCTTATGATGAAGTTAAAGACATTACACATGTAAGAATACATCTGATTACCGGCAGACATCACCAGATAAGAGTACAGTTTGCAAGCCGCAGGCACCCGCTTGTTGGAGATTATAAATATGCCACTGCTGATTGCGGCATGGATAACGCCGTTAAAGCAGTGGCATTTAAAAGAAACCAGATTGCACTGTGCGCTGTTTCACTTACAATTGAGAATGAAACATTCAGAGTTACACCTGAGTTTTCGATTGGGTGA